A section of the Planctomicrobium piriforme genome encodes:
- a CDS encoding c-type cytochrome, producing MRDLFFRPFRLLFVAAFLLSGRWAAAEESPHWVWLGDAKPETSIRLRKAFEFNGQVKSARLAATADDEITAYVNGHKVFEGKSWQNLETADVKARLVPGRNVIALEARNNTGSGAAIAELRIVDEQGQAHAVVTDAAWLATNETPNKWQAPDFNDQGWSAVQIKGDLGDEKLPWTKSITAKAFGSALSDGLTASELPEPAKNAKVPEGFVIEQVFEVPRSMGSWVSLTTDPQGRLLASDQQGAGLFLITPGHDGTETTVQKLPVSVSGFQGLCYAFDALYGVVNGGSNSGLHRLRDTNGDGLVDSDEHLVKMNGGGEHGPHAVILSPDGKSLYICAGNFTKLPDDITDSKVPRNWSEDHLLPRRWDANGFAAGVLAPGGWVIRVDPEGKQREIISTGFRNEYDIAFNADGELFSYDADMEWDLGAPWYRPTRVCHVTDGSEFGWRSGTGKWPPYFEDSLPPTIEIGPGSPVGIVFGYGAKFPEKYQQSLFILDWTYSTIYAIHLTPSGSSYTGMKEEFAVGQPMQVTDATIGADGALYFTAGGRGTQSTLYRIRYVGSESTAPVDAHNAAGQADRTLRQSLEKMQGHPGGDLNAIFAQLGNADRFIRYAARIALEAQPVDSWKQRALTDASLTPLARITAMIALARQGAAADLPAILTALQPIDVSALDEQPQLALLRAYELAFSRLGAPDDAWRQKVISRLDPLYPAKSYPVNAELAQLLVFLNAPGVVTKTLDLMRNLGPEPIPDWGSLVGRSNYGGTVGKMLENMPPSRAIHFAFVLRNQKEGWTLPQRQEYFQFFIDAAKRPGGHSFSRFLSQMRDDALLTCSPTDQVALQPLTNVSLFSALPKVDPPKGPGRKWTRDEALANLGEKLTKRNYDHGRQLFHAVSCSKCHRFNGEGGSIGPDLSTASKKFPPPDLFDAIIEPSKVISDQYASQQVVTTDGQVLLGRAVQIGDELHVYTPDADALPKVLKKSQVEEIHPSPISQMPVGLLDSLNPEELKDLMAYIISGGEKDSPVYK from the coding sequence ATGCGCGATCTGTTTTTCCGACCCTTCCGACTGCTGTTCGTGGCCGCATTTCTTCTCAGCGGGCGTTGGGCCGCTGCCGAGGAATCTCCTCATTGGGTCTGGCTGGGAGATGCGAAACCGGAAACCAGCATCCGCCTTCGCAAGGCCTTTGAATTCAACGGACAAGTGAAATCCGCCCGTCTCGCCGCGACGGCCGACGACGAAATCACCGCCTACGTCAACGGGCATAAAGTCTTCGAAGGCAAGAGCTGGCAGAACCTCGAAACTGCCGACGTGAAAGCCCGCCTTGTCCCAGGCCGCAATGTCATTGCACTCGAAGCCCGTAATAACACTGGCTCTGGCGCGGCCATTGCCGAATTGCGGATCGTCGACGAACAGGGACAAGCCCATGCAGTCGTCACCGATGCCGCCTGGCTCGCCACGAACGAAACCCCCAACAAATGGCAGGCCCCCGACTTCAATGACCAGGGCTGGTCGGCCGTGCAGATCAAAGGCGACCTTGGCGACGAGAAACTCCCCTGGACGAAATCGATCACCGCGAAAGCGTTCGGCTCGGCTCTCAGCGATGGCCTCACCGCCAGCGAACTGCCTGAACCCGCCAAAAACGCCAAAGTGCCGGAAGGCTTTGTGATCGAACAGGTGTTCGAAGTTCCCCGTTCGATGGGCTCCTGGGTCTCACTCACGACCGATCCCCAAGGTCGGCTACTCGCGTCCGATCAGCAGGGAGCCGGACTCTTTCTTATCACACCCGGCCACGACGGCACCGAAACGACCGTCCAGAAGCTGCCGGTGTCGGTCAGCGGTTTTCAGGGACTCTGCTATGCCTTTGACGCCCTGTATGGGGTTGTGAACGGAGGATCGAACTCCGGCCTGCACCGTTTGCGCGATACGAACGGCGACGGGCTTGTCGACTCCGACGAGCATCTCGTCAAAATGAACGGCGGCGGCGAACATGGTCCCCACGCTGTGATCCTCAGCCCCGACGGCAAGTCGCTTTACATCTGCGCCGGCAATTTCACCAAACTGCCTGACGACATCACCGACAGCAAGGTGCCGAGAAACTGGAGCGAGGATCATCTCCTCCCGCGTCGCTGGGACGCCAACGGTTTCGCGGCGGGAGTGCTCGCACCCGGCGGCTGGGTGATTCGCGTCGATCCCGAAGGGAAACAGCGCGAGATCATCAGTACCGGCTTCCGCAACGAATACGACATCGCCTTCAACGCCGACGGCGAACTCTTCTCTTACGACGCCGACATGGAATGGGATCTCGGCGCGCCCTGGTATCGGCCCACCCGTGTTTGCCACGTCACCGACGGCAGCGAATTCGGCTGGCGGAGTGGGACCGGCAAATGGCCCCCCTACTTCGAAGACTCCCTCCCGCCGACAATTGAAATCGGTCCCGGTTCCCCCGTCGGCATCGTCTTCGGTTACGGCGCGAAGTTCCCAGAGAAGTACCAGCAGTCACTGTTTATTCTCGACTGGACCTACAGCACGATCTACGCCATTCATCTGACTCCATCCGGATCGTCCTACACCGGAATGAAGGAAGAATTTGCCGTTGGACAGCCGATGCAGGTGACCGACGCCACGATCGGCGCGGACGGCGCACTCTACTTCACCGCCGGCGGACGCGGCACGCAGTCGACGCTCTATCGCATTCGCTACGTCGGCAGCGAATCCACCGCCCCTGTCGACGCTCACAATGCCGCCGGGCAAGCAGACCGCACACTTCGTCAGTCGCTCGAAAAAATGCAGGGCCACCCCGGCGGCGACCTGAATGCCATCTTCGCCCAGCTCGGCAACGCCGACCGCTTCATCCGCTATGCCGCTCGCATCGCCCTCGAAGCCCAGCCGGTCGACAGTTGGAAGCAAAGGGCACTCACCGACGCTTCTCTCACTCCGCTCGCCCGCATCACCGCCATGATCGCCCTCGCGCGACAGGGCGCTGCGGCCGACCTCCCTGCGATCCTGACCGCCCTGCAACCGATCGACGTTTCCGCACTCGACGAACAACCGCAACTGGCGCTGCTGCGGGCTTATGAGCTCGCTTTCTCCCGACTCGGCGCACCAGACGATGCCTGGCGGCAGAAAGTGATCTCCAGGCTCGATCCCCTCTATCCGGCGAAGTCGTACCCGGTGAATGCGGAACTCGCCCAACTGCTGGTCTTCCTGAACGCCCCCGGCGTCGTCACCAAAACGCTCGACCTGATGCGGAATCTCGGACCTGAGCCGATTCCCGATTGGGGTTCGCTGGTCGGTCGCAGCAACTACGGCGGCACGGTCGGCAAGATGCTGGAGAACATGCCCCCCTCCCGCGCGATTCACTTCGCGTTCGTCCTGCGAAATCAGAAAGAAGGCTGGACCCTCCCCCAGCGGCAGGAATACTTCCAGTTCTTCATCGATGCCGCCAAACGCCCCGGCGGTCATAGCTTCTCACGCTTCCTCTCACAGATGCGCGATGACGCCTTGCTCACCTGCTCCCCCACGGATCAGGTTGCCTTGCAGCCGCTCACGAATGTCTCGCTCTTCAGCGCGCTTCCCAAAGTCGACCCGCCCAAAGGCCCCGGCCGCAAATGGACCCGCGATGAGGCGCTCGCCAACCTGGGCGAGAAACTGACCAAGCGGAACTACGACCACGGTCGACAACTGTTCCACGCCGTGAGTTGCAGCAAGTGCCATCGCTTCAACGGCGAAGGGGGTTCCATCGGTCCTGACCTCTCCACCGCCAGCAAGAAGTTCCCGCCGCCGGACCTGTTCGACGCCATCATCGAACCCAGCAAAGTGATCTCCGACCAGTATGCCTCGCAACAGGTGGTCACCACGGACGGTCAGGTGCTGCTGGGCCGCGCGGTCCAGATCGGCGACGAACTGCACGTCTACACCCCCGATGCCGATGCGCTTCCCAAAGTGCTTAAAAAATCTCAGGTCGAAGAAATTCATCCTTCCCCCATTTCCCAAATGCCGGTCGGACTGCTCGACTCCCTCAATCCCGAAGAACTCAAAGACCTGATGGCCTACATCATCTCCGGCGGAGAAAAGGACTCCCCGGTGTATAAGTGA
- a CDS encoding DUF1501 domain-containing protein — protein MHSPFSTGHHPLSRRAMLARCAGGFGAVAATALLARSGLAANANPLAPKLTHFPPRVRSVIFLYMDGGPSQIDTFDYKPLLEKHHGEDPRTAIGKLEPTQFNNVGKVLKSPWTFKQHGESGQWISSLFPHLTAHADDLCVIKSMTSRFPEHTSANYFLHTGSGLQGRPSMGAWVGYGLGSESENLPGFVVLNGGLIPPGGLDNFNSGFLPAAYQGSVIKPGAVPIANIQPTEATPRLQRQKLDFLKQLDEQSLASIGRVDQIEAAIANQELAFRMQSAVPDLVDISSESQATQEMYGLNAEWKGTQVFARQCLLARRMVERGVRFIELTCPAGNGDRWDQHSNLKDGHEKNSRTIDQPVAALLSDLKQRGLFDETLVVWTGEFGRTPFAQGADGRDHNQFGFSMWLAGGGVKGGLSYGRTDDWGYKTVENKLEIHDLHATMLHLLGLDHTQTTFRFSSRDMRLTDVHGHVIHDILT, from the coding sequence ATGCACTCCCCCTTCTCGACTGGCCACCATCCGCTCTCGCGACGTGCCATGCTCGCCCGCTGTGCCGGCGGTTTTGGCGCGGTCGCCGCGACCGCTCTCCTGGCGCGATCCGGACTTGCGGCAAATGCCAATCCCCTCGCCCCCAAACTCACGCATTTCCCGCCCCGCGTCCGGAGCGTGATCTTCCTCTATATGGATGGAGGTCCCTCTCAGATCGACACGTTCGATTACAAGCCGCTGCTCGAAAAACATCATGGCGAAGACCCCCGCACCGCCATCGGCAAACTGGAACCGACTCAGTTCAACAACGTCGGCAAAGTGCTCAAGTCCCCCTGGACCTTCAAACAACACGGCGAGAGCGGACAGTGGATCAGCAGCCTGTTTCCGCATCTCACCGCCCATGCCGATGACCTGTGCGTCATCAAGTCGATGACCTCCCGGTTCCCGGAACACACGTCCGCCAACTACTTCCTGCACACCGGCTCCGGCTTGCAGGGCCGCCCCAGCATGGGGGCGTGGGTCGGTTACGGACTCGGCAGCGAGTCCGAGAATCTTCCCGGTTTCGTCGTGCTGAACGGCGGTCTCATTCCCCCCGGCGGTCTCGATAACTTCAACTCCGGCTTCCTCCCCGCCGCCTACCAGGGCTCGGTGATCAAGCCGGGCGCGGTTCCCATCGCCAACATTCAGCCCACCGAAGCCACGCCGCGACTGCAGCGACAGAAACTCGATTTCCTGAAACAACTCGACGAACAGTCGCTCGCCAGCATCGGTCGGGTCGACCAGATCGAAGCTGCCATCGCCAATCAGGAACTCGCCTTCCGCATGCAGTCCGCCGTGCCGGACCTTGTCGACATCTCGAGCGAGTCACAGGCGACGCAGGAAATGTATGGCCTGAACGCCGAATGGAAGGGGACGCAGGTCTTCGCCCGACAGTGTCTTTTGGCGCGGCGGATGGTCGAGCGCGGGGTTCGGTTCATCGAACTCACCTGCCCTGCCGGCAACGGCGACCGCTGGGACCAGCACTCCAACCTCAAAGACGGCCACGAGAAGAACTCCCGCACGATCGACCAGCCTGTCGCCGCCCTGTTATCCGATCTCAAGCAGCGAGGGTTGTTCGACGAAACGCTCGTCGTCTGGACCGGCGAGTTCGGACGCACGCCGTTTGCCCAGGGGGCCGACGGCCGCGATCACAACCAGTTCGGCTTCTCGATGTGGCTCGCCGGCGGCGGTGTCAAAGGAGGCCTCAGCTACGGCCGCACCGACGACTGGGGCTACAAGACCGTCGAGAACAAACTCGAAATTCACGACCTGCACGCCACAATGCTGCACCTGCTCGGGCTCGATCATACGCAGACGACATTTCGCTTCAGCTCCCGCGACATGCGGCTCACCGACGTCCACGGGCATGTCATTCATGACATTCTGACGTAA
- a CDS encoding DUF1553 domain-containing protein yields the protein MPSSLVRTAWPIAAAFVLLAGAAPLFADDPAALEHFEKQVRPLLVKHCYECHSQQAKRVEANLTLDTREGFLRGGDSGTALVPGAPADSLFIDAVHYGQYEMPPRGKLPDADIAQLEQWVKNGAPWPAEAAPVAHAGPKPFNLQQRRAEHWSWQPVQTVTPPTAKNAAWPKGPIDQFILARLEQESLNPAPPADRSLWLRRVYFDLTGLPPTPAELAADLADTSDSADAHVVDKLLQSPRFGEKWARHWMDLVRYAETHGHEFDYPIHYAHRYRDYLIRALNADVPYDQLLREHVAGDLLANPRLNPGDQTNESVIGTGFWFLGEAVHAPTDVRADLSTRVENQIDVFSRAFLGLSVACARCHDHKFDAISKEDYYALYGVLNSSHREEAWLDPRGEITAAVGSIDELRAAADQSLSSSLSREPLAQSTTLQKTLLACWDVLSLPSATNRSTALARIAAEHQIDPAELSRWVQAFEDEALKACSHPLYACRTLAKGSDQDFSARRAALLVELEQTDKQAQSGRQNATCLSAFETDNWKGWIPTGVAFGSSPLHGTRLDLSSKHAALAIPGTADSGQRSSNLRGSLRSPVFTLAQPRIHTRLRGKNVTLRLVIENYFMDVFQPLLFAQATRKDADTAGNWAWVTQSGDLGNHLGRRAYFEVLDHGDGEVAIDEIWMSDRDAPIDPPSPLSLELAHNASVTSRASLAEACQRNWGDALATAAQGNLTPDSAELINWLLRHQLLETAARIKPLHSGLVQRAKEVPTPIPVLAIAEGHGLDEPVHIRGSDASFGENVPRRFLVAIAGEDQPPVLHGSGRLELADRLTASSNPFRSRVIVNRLWHHLFGRGIVPSVDDFGVMGQPPSHPELLDWLAADFDQHGQSLKHSLRTIVLSQTYRMSSSPQDAAAEERDPENILLHRMPIRRLTAEGIRDAMLAVSGRLDLTMFGPSVPVHITPFMQGRGQPKESGPLDGAGRRSLYQETRRNFLAPLLLTFDQPSPFSCMGRRAVSNVPAQSLILMNDPFVVEQARLWSVRLKAEAPDDAQRLTLAFRQAFARDPTAAEALASEQFLQQQRSATPTGSDDQHWADLCHMLLNKKEFVFLQ from the coding sequence ATGCCCTCATCACTCGTCCGAACAGCCTGGCCTATCGCCGCAGCATTCGTCCTGCTGGCCGGTGCCGCGCCTCTGTTCGCCGATGATCCCGCAGCCCTCGAACACTTCGAAAAGCAGGTTCGTCCCCTGCTGGTCAAGCACTGCTACGAATGTCACAGCCAGCAGGCGAAACGGGTCGAAGCCAATCTCACTCTCGACACCCGTGAAGGCTTCCTGCGCGGCGGGGATTCCGGCACGGCCCTCGTGCCCGGCGCACCGGCGGACAGCCTGTTCATCGACGCCGTACATTATGGGCAGTACGAAATGCCACCTCGCGGCAAGCTCCCGGATGCAGACATCGCCCAGCTTGAGCAATGGGTGAAGAACGGCGCCCCCTGGCCCGCCGAAGCTGCACCCGTCGCCCACGCCGGCCCCAAGCCGTTCAACCTTCAGCAGCGCCGAGCAGAACACTGGTCCTGGCAGCCGGTACAAACCGTCACCCCTCCGACTGCCAAGAACGCCGCCTGGCCGAAAGGTCCGATCGACCAGTTCATCCTCGCTCGCCTCGAACAGGAATCGCTTAACCCCGCGCCGCCGGCTGATCGATCCCTTTGGCTCCGCCGCGTCTACTTCGATCTCACGGGTCTTCCTCCGACGCCCGCAGAACTTGCTGCCGACCTCGCCGACACCAGCGATTCGGCCGACGCCCATGTTGTCGACAAACTCCTTCAGTCTCCCCGCTTCGGTGAAAAATGGGCTCGCCACTGGATGGATCTCGTTCGCTATGCAGAAACCCACGGGCATGAGTTCGACTATCCCATTCATTACGCCCATCGCTACCGCGATTACCTGATCCGCGCCCTCAACGCCGATGTCCCGTACGACCAGTTGCTGCGCGAACACGTTGCCGGCGATCTGCTTGCCAACCCTCGCCTCAATCCCGGCGACCAGACCAACGAGTCTGTCATCGGCACCGGTTTCTGGTTTCTGGGTGAAGCCGTACACGCTCCCACAGACGTTCGTGCAGATCTCTCCACTCGCGTCGAAAACCAGATCGATGTTTTCAGTCGCGCGTTCCTGGGACTCTCCGTCGCCTGTGCCCGTTGTCACGACCACAAGTTCGATGCCATCTCCAAGGAAGACTACTACGCCCTGTACGGCGTTCTGAACAGTTCTCACCGCGAGGAAGCCTGGCTTGATCCCCGCGGCGAAATCACCGCCGCTGTCGGCAGCATCGATGAACTTCGAGCCGCTGCAGACCAGTCGCTCAGTTCCTCACTGAGCCGCGAGCCGCTCGCGCAATCAACAACTCTTCAGAAAACGCTGCTCGCCTGTTGGGATGTCCTTTCACTACCGTCGGCAACCAACCGCTCCACTGCCCTCGCCCGTATTGCCGCCGAGCATCAAATCGACCCTGCTGAACTCAGCCGCTGGGTTCAGGCATTCGAAGACGAAGCACTTAAAGCCTGTTCGCACCCGCTCTATGCCTGCCGCACTCTCGCCAAAGGGAGCGATCAGGATTTCTCCGCACGTCGCGCGGCTTTGCTGGTGGAACTCGAACAGACCGACAAGCAGGCTCAGTCCGGCCGACAAAATGCAACCTGTCTCTCCGCATTCGAAACCGACAACTGGAAAGGCTGGATTCCAACGGGCGTCGCCTTCGGATCGAGTCCCCTGCACGGCACTCGTCTCGATCTCTCGTCAAAGCATGCCGCCCTCGCCATTCCCGGAACCGCCGACAGCGGGCAGCGTTCTTCAAATCTGCGCGGCAGCCTGCGGTCACCAGTCTTCACGCTCGCACAACCGCGCATCCATACCCGACTGCGGGGCAAAAATGTCACTCTGCGGCTGGTGATCGAAAACTACTTCATGGATGTCTTCCAGCCGCTTCTCTTCGCGCAAGCGACTCGCAAGGATGCCGACACCGCAGGCAACTGGGCCTGGGTCACGCAATCTGGCGACTTGGGCAATCACCTCGGTCGTCGTGCCTATTTCGAAGTCCTCGACCACGGCGACGGCGAAGTTGCGATCGACGAAATCTGGATGTCCGATCGCGATGCCCCGATTGATCCCCCCTCCCCGCTGTCGCTCGAACTCGCGCACAACGCATCCGTCACCTCGCGAGCCAGTCTCGCCGAAGCATGTCAGCGAAACTGGGGCGACGCTCTCGCTACCGCCGCTCAGGGGAACCTCACGCCCGATTCCGCCGAACTCATCAACTGGCTGCTGCGGCACCAATTGCTTGAGACTGCTGCACGCATCAAACCCTTGCACTCAGGTCTCGTGCAACGGGCGAAAGAAGTCCCGACGCCGATCCCCGTCCTGGCCATTGCCGAAGGCCACGGGCTCGACGAACCAGTCCATATCCGCGGCAGCGACGCCAGTTTCGGCGAGAACGTTCCCCGCCGTTTCCTGGTCGCGATTGCCGGTGAAGATCAGCCCCCTGTCCTTCACGGCAGCGGCCGACTCGAACTCGCCGACCGTCTCACCGCGTCGTCGAACCCCTTTCGCTCACGGGTCATCGTCAATCGCCTTTGGCATCATCTCTTCGGACGCGGCATCGTTCCCAGCGTCGATGACTTCGGCGTGATGGGCCAGCCGCCGTCGCACCCCGAACTCCTCGACTGGCTCGCCGCCGACTTCGATCAGCACGGGCAATCGCTGAAGCATTCCCTCCGCACCATCGTCCTTTCGCAGACCTATCGGATGTCGAGCAGTCCGCAGGATGCCGCCGCCGAAGAGCGCGATCCCGAGAACATCCTGCTGCACCGCATGCCCATCCGCCGCCTCACCGCAGAAGGCATTCGCGACGCGATGCTCGCGGTATCAGGCCGTCTCGACTTGACGATGTTCGGCCCCAGCGTGCCGGTGCACATTACCCCCTTCATGCAGGGTCGCGGACAACCGAAAGAGAGCGGCCCGCTCGATGGCGCCGGTCGGCGCAGCCTGTATCAGGAGACACGCCGTAACTTCCTCGCCCCGCTGCTCCTCACCTTCGATCAACCGAGCCCCTTCAGTTGCATGGGCCGCCGCGCCGTCTCCAACGTCCCGGCTCAATCCCTGATCCTCATGAACGATCCCTTCGTCGTCGAACAGGCCCGGCTCTGGTCAGTACGGCTCAAAGCAGAAGCACCCGACGACGCGCAGCGCCTGACCCTCGCCTTCCGCCAGGCCTTCGCCAGAGACCCGACCGCCGCAGAAGCCCTCGCCTCCGAACAGTTCCTGCAACAACAACGCTCCGCGACCCCGACAGGCTCAGACGACCAGCATTGGGCCGACCTGTGCCACATGCTGCTCAACAAGAAAGAGTTCGTCTTTCTGCAGTAG
- a CDS encoding cytochrome P450 has translation MNTLPFSAVNNSLPVTHGRISDFADDPVVCMRNLWRTHGEVAALQEGSQRIHFVFGPTYTKQVLSDSQRFHSQFFAIRGPRKSAQRRVTSGLMTMNGDTHKQHRRIVMGPFQKRAITAYHDTVVQMADQYTRDWKPGEVRDLTSEMTQYMLQLTSSLLFGIDLPRLAYRVGELTERWVAMNHQVGPAAFSSDASSTEEYEQLLAAAEELEAAVQEMINIRRSGKLGFDVLSLLIRAHEEESGVTDEQLIGHIVLLFGAAHLTSAHTLTWTLFLLAQHPEVMTRLHAEFQQTLDGKSPRPEDLERMPYLERVLKESMRVLPASGYSQRIAAETVDLGPFQLQRGAAVIFSQFITHHMPELYSQPEQFLPDRWETINPSPYAYLPFGAGPRMCVGAALGMMQLKISLPMILNRFKLSMVPNSEVNGRVMSTMLFPTSTVPVLLSEHDGQFESAPVSGSIHSLIDLPAKSKAKIWAA, from the coding sequence ATGAACACACTGCCGTTCTCCGCTGTGAACAACTCGCTCCCCGTCACCCATGGCCGCATCTCGGATTTCGCGGACGATCCGGTCGTCTGTATGCGAAATCTGTGGCGGACGCATGGAGAAGTCGCGGCGTTGCAGGAAGGCTCGCAACGAATTCATTTTGTATTCGGCCCGACGTACACGAAGCAGGTGCTGTCGGATTCGCAGCGGTTTCACTCGCAGTTCTTTGCGATCCGCGGCCCACGAAAATCGGCTCAACGTCGCGTGACGAGCGGCCTGATGACGATGAACGGCGACACCCACAAGCAGCACCGCCGCATTGTGATGGGCCCGTTTCAGAAACGGGCGATTACGGCCTACCACGACACGGTCGTGCAGATGGCGGATCAATACACCCGTGACTGGAAGCCGGGCGAGGTGCGGGATCTGACAAGCGAGATGACCCAGTACATGCTGCAGCTGACGAGCAGCCTGCTGTTCGGCATCGACCTGCCGAGACTGGCGTACCGGGTGGGTGAGCTGACCGAACGCTGGGTCGCAATGAACCATCAGGTGGGACCGGCGGCGTTCTCGTCGGATGCGAGTTCCACCGAGGAATATGAACAACTGCTGGCCGCCGCTGAAGAGCTGGAAGCGGCCGTGCAGGAGATGATCAACATCCGCCGCAGCGGCAAGCTCGGCTTCGACGTGCTGTCGCTGCTGATTCGCGCTCATGAAGAAGAGAGCGGTGTCACTGACGAACAACTGATCGGGCACATCGTCCTGCTGTTCGGGGCGGCGCATCTGACTTCGGCCCATACGCTCACCTGGACGCTGTTCCTGCTGGCGCAGCACCCGGAAGTGATGACCAGGCTGCATGCGGAGTTCCAGCAGACGCTCGACGGCAAATCGCCGCGACCAGAAGACCTGGAGCGGATGCCGTATCTGGAACGGGTGCTGAAAGAGAGCATGCGAGTGCTGCCTGCGAGCGGTTATTCGCAGAGAATTGCCGCCGAAACGGTCGATCTGGGACCGTTCCAGTTGCAGCGCGGCGCGGCGGTGATTTTCAGTCAGTTCATTACGCATCACATGCCGGAACTGTATTCGCAGCCAGAACAGTTCCTGCCGGATCGTTGGGAGACGATCAACCCATCGCCGTATGCGTACCTGCCGTTTGGGGCGGGGCCGCGGATGTGCGTGGGGGCGGCGCTGGGGATGATGCAGCTCAAGATTTCGCTGCCCATGATTCTGAACCGGTTCAAGCTGTCGATGGTGCCGAATTCGGAAGTGAACGGCCGGGTGATGTCGACGATGCTGTTTCCGACTTCAACGGTGCCGGTGCTGCTCTCAGAGCATGACGGGCAGTTTGAAAGCGCGCCGGTCTCTGGCAGCATTCACTCGCTGATCGATCTGCCTGCGAAGTCGAAAGCAAAAATCTGGGCGGCGTAG
- a CDS encoding DNA-3-methyladenine glycosylase family protein gives MSLDPQTVARALRHLRKNDPVLRNVIAAVGPFGLKRQTNRYESLLRAIVSQQISGAAAKSIWAKLELAAGRQKLTATAIHAVSDEALRAAGLSPQKLRYVRDLTERVHAGGLPLHSLHRKSDDDVILALTEVKGIGVWTAQMFLMFSLGRPDVLPHGDLGIQSAIRRLYGLDALPDLETCQQVAAPWRPYATYACWYLWRSGDLKQIEQITSSKSTR, from the coding sequence ATGTCGCTCGATCCTCAAACCGTCGCCAGGGCTCTGCGGCATCTTCGCAAGAACGATCCCGTTCTCCGGAACGTCATCGCCGCCGTGGGACCGTTTGGATTGAAGCGGCAGACGAATCGCTATGAATCCCTGCTCCGGGCGATTGTCTCACAACAGATTTCCGGCGCAGCCGCGAAATCGATCTGGGCGAAACTCGAACTGGCTGCCGGCCGGCAGAAACTGACTGCAACGGCGATCCACGCTGTGTCGGACGAAGCCCTCCGCGCGGCAGGCCTCTCCCCACAAAAACTGCGCTACGTCCGCGACCTCACCGAACGGGTTCACGCCGGCGGGCTGCCGCTGCACTCGCTCCACCGCAAGTCCGACGACGACGTGATTCTCGCCCTCACCGAAGTGAAGGGAATCGGCGTCTGGACGGCTCAGATGTTTCTGATGTTCTCGCTGGGCAGGCCCGACGTTTTGCCACATGGCGACCTGGGCATCCAATCGGCCATCCGCCGCCTGTACGGCCTCGACGCCTTGCCGGACCTTGAGACATGCCAGCAGGTCGCCGCACCCTGGCGGCCCTATGCCACTTATGCCTGCTGGTATCTGTGGCGCAGCGGCGACCTGAAACAGATCGAGCAGATCACTTCGTCGAAATCGACTCGATGA
- a CDS encoding metallophosphoesterase: protein MELAQDISGPVAVIGDIHGQVAQLDRVLQQLFELPDFENRWIVFIGDLVDRGPDPKAAIDRLLEVRRRHERTTLVCGNHELAMTAALNLVETPDYCDWGGRWMDHYGCGPTFRSYGIDDVGNFQSLADALPADHRDLLSNIPWCVEHPEYFFVHAGLDPAAPFAMQREVLRERDYTLTRPQWLCSKSLTFQEPPRDCDRIVVSGHVRVPQVTYGYKRLLIDTTGGEGGSLSCILLPENQIIHSDPEQGLPPVSMHAKTEPKKKKGWLW, encoded by the coding sequence GTGGAGTTAGCGCAGGACATCTCGGGACCGGTTGCCGTCATCGGCGATATTCATGGACAAGTGGCTCAGCTCGACCGCGTCCTGCAGCAGTTGTTCGAGCTCCCCGACTTTGAAAACCGCTGGATCGTGTTCATCGGCGACCTGGTCGACCGCGGGCCAGACCCGAAAGCCGCCATCGACCGACTTCTCGAAGTTCGCCGACGGCACGAGCGCACCACCCTCGTCTGTGGCAATCACGAACTCGCCATGACCGCCGCCCTCAATCTGGTGGAAACCCCGGACTACTGCGATTGGGGCGGACGCTGGATGGACCACTACGGCTGCGGGCCTACCTTCCGCTCTTACGGCATCGACGACGTCGGCAACTTCCAGAGCCTCGCCGACGCGCTCCCCGCCGACCACCGCGACCTGCTGTCGAACATTCCCTGGTGCGTCGAACACCCGGAGTACTTCTTCGTCCACGCCGGTCTCGATCCCGCCGCGCCCTTCGCCATGCAACGCGAGGTCCTGCGCGAGCGCGACTACACCCTCACCAGGCCGCAGTGGCTCTGCTCTAAATCTCTTACCTTCCAGGAACCTCCCCGCGACTGCGACCGGATTGTCGTCTCAGGGCACGTCCGAGTTCCGCAGGTGACCTATGGTTACAAGCGCCTGCTGATCGACACCACCGGCGGCGAAGGAGGCTCCCTGAGCTGCATTCTGCTGCCGGAAAACCAGATCATCCATTCCGACCCCGAACAAGGCCTCCCCCCCGTCTCCATGCACGCCAAGACCGAACCCAAGAAGAAAAAAGGCTGGCTCTGGTGA